The following DNA comes from Hordeum vulgare subsp. vulgare chromosome 3H, MorexV3_pseudomolecules_assembly, whole genome shotgun sequence.
ctacgattttgctcatagaatctaagtttctacgatcctaatagttaagattctatgattcacgatcctagcaacggagctccgatccgattcagaatcgcgattctggtaACTTTGCGTGGCATGCACAGTGACACAACATGTTGCTTGCTTTTTCAAAGGGATGATGTCTTTGCTGATTTTTGCGATCCGGTGAGGTCTGTGCTTATTTCATACAACCTAATGAGGTCTCCGCTTACTGATTGGCTTTAGTTCTtacatggaataaatatatcgatAATTCACCACCTAAAATGTATATTGTGATTATCACAATTTCTTATTTTTGAAGTCGATAATCTTGGGAATAGATTACCATTCATTTCTTTTTGAGTAACTCCGCCATTTGGGCCAATTGACGAAACTGGTCATCTAGTATCACTAAACCTAGGATCGACCTCTCATGTTTGGCGACCCCAGCTCTCTCTTTCTCCAATGTCCCTACGACTTGAAAGAAATCGTTAATTAATTCAATTGGATGCAGACATGATTGGTATATTCAATCTAGTACGTATTGCTGCTTCAAATAGGGCACGATTTGCTGCTATACAGGCTGCCTCTTGAGAAGCTACATCTGCTCGGAATATCGTTATGTGGCATACCATGTGTAATAGGCACTGCTTTGCTTATTTATGCTTCCATGAATCGATGCTTTTTCTACAGCAGGGCTTGACGCAGCATTCAGGGTGACATAGCATGTTGGTTACTTTTTATAAATTAATGAGGGCTCTACTTATTTTTTTTATGACCGGGTGAGGTCTTGGCTTATTTTTGACGACATGGTGAAGTCTACGCTTACTGATTAGCTTTAAGTTTTCAACCGGGAAAGTCGATATTGTTTTATCACACCTACCGCGCGCCAGAACAAATCAGCTGCCGGAAAAGATAATAATCCACGGTGTCACGACAGGTTAGTTACTTTTTTCAAACTGATGAAgtctccgtttatttatttatttcgaaCAACTGAGGTCTCCGCTTCCTGAGTGGCTTGAATTTTTCGCACAAGCACATGTATTGGAATTTTCCCCGTACGTATAAGTGGATATTCTTGTTTCCCTACTGAAAGGAGAATAATAATGGCTCTAAGATTAGCTAAAGCAACCCATCGAGCTAGCTTGTGCACTAGTATAAATACACAACTCACGGTGACAGCAAATCTCATCCATCATTACACACACGCACTTCTTTCCTTCATTCCCTAAGGCAGCATTAGTGATGGAGTACTCTCCAAAGCTAGCTGCAGCACTGCTCTTAGCCCTCACGTCCGCCATGATCGTCACCGCCCAGAATGACGACGCTGACTACATGGTGAATGCCCACAACGAAGTGCGCGCCGCCGTCGGTGTGGGGCCGGTGACGTGGGACCCCATAGTGGCGGCGTACGCGCAGTCATTCGCGGAGAAGCGCCGCGCCGACTGCCAGCCAATACTCTCTCCGGAGGGCGGTCCATACGGAGAGAACATCTTTCGGGCCCCTGGTACCGAATGGAATGCGATAGACGCAGTGATTTATTGGGCGTCCGGGAAGCAGTACTACGACCACGCCACCAACACTTGCTCCGCACCTACGGGTGAGTCGTGCGGTGAATACCTGAATTTGGTGTGGAGGGACACGAAGACCATCGGTTGCGGCGCTGTCGTCTGTGACGGCAATGCCGGTGTGTTTGTCATCTGCGGCTACGGTCCGCCGCACATGGTTGGGCAGATTCCATACTAGGCTACGTATCAAGTATGCATGCGGctatgtatgcatgcatgcacatagCACCGTGCtgcataaataaataattaaggGATACTTCTAGGGCTGGGAACTAATTATCGGTCGATTGATGTCACCGATATGTGTGTGTGTCCAGAAACCCTCCTCCCTTCACTCCTGTATCGTTCCGGGCTTTGATTGTTTTCGTATTTGTCTTGTAACTTGTGATTCGTCtttgatttcttgtatttgagctTCTTATTCTGGTTGTATCCGGGCTTTGCTCTTGATGGGTCTCTAGTATAGTTGGAACGAGAAAAGAACAAGCACAATATCACGTAGACCTTAAGTTCAAGCAACATGTATTACAAGTTCTGCTTGGACCAAGAAAATAATTTCAACCCTGAATAGGACAACAACTCAAACACCAGAATGACCATGGCCGCACGAGATGTCCTAGTCCTCCATGACCCATATCACCTTCTCCCTACAGAAGAATAATCGGAACGTTCTTACTGATTGTCTACAAAATCTACCTGAATTAAATAAGCCCATAATccacacactacaagaaatatgcccgTTTATGACAAAAATATAATGATTGTGGTAAATTGGTCATAGATCTGTGACCAAAAAATACCAAATAGTCATGCGGTATCCAAGGGGGTCCAAACTGTACACCCTTGTGACCATTTCTGTCAAAAAGGTCAAAGTATCATCTATGTCAATAGGTCATAAAGCATATAACACTATCCATTGCATTATTTTGGG
Coding sequences within:
- the LOC123441146 gene encoding pathogenesis-related protein PRB1-3-like, which produces MEYSPKLAAALLLALTSAMIVTAQNDDADYMVNAHNEVRAAVGVGPVTWDPIVAAYAQSFAEKRRADCQPILSPEGGPYGENIFRAPGTEWNAIDAVIYWASGKQYYDHATNTCSAPTGESCGEYLNLVWRDTKTIGCGAVVCDGNAGVFVICGYGPPHMVGQIPY